The Thiorhodovibrio frisius genome segment GCCGATGCGCGCGCGCAGGGCTCGCTGCCGGTGCCGGCGCATCTGTGCAATGCACCCACAGCATTGATGCAGGCCATGGGCAAGGGCGCGCGCTATCGCTATGCGCATGATGAGCCCGATGCCTATGCCGCTGGCGAGAACTACTTTCCCGACCAGCTCAAGCCTCGCGACTACTACCAGCCGGTGCCGCGTGGGCTGGAGACCCGCATCGGCGAGAAACTTGCGCGTCTGGCCGAGCGTGATCGCGCAGCGGAACAGACATAGGATTCGGGCGCGGGCCATGACAAGCCGTAAGCTGACAGCTAGACTAGCGCGCTTTCGTTTCGCGACAAGGGGGAAGCGCAAATGGAGCAAGTGACGGAATGGGTCGGCGTTCTCAACGGCCTGTTATGGGGGCCGCCAATGCTGGTGCTGATTCTGGGCACCGGCCTGTATCTTTCCTTTGGTTTGAAGGCCATGCCGATCCGGCGGCTCGGTTATGGATTTCGCATGCTGTGGCAGGGCCGGCGCAGCGAAGGGACGGGCGATATCAGCTCGTTTAACGCGCTGATGACCTCGCTCTCGGCCACCATCGGCACCGGTAATATCGCCGGGGTTGGTACGGCAATCGCTGTCGGCGGCCCGGGCGCCCTGTTCTGGATGTGGATGACCGCCCTAGTCGGCATGGCGACCAAGTATGCCGAGGCGGTACTAGCGGTAAGTTATCGCGAGGTTGACGAGAACAACAACCACGTTGGCGGGCCCATGTATTACATTCGCAACGGGCTCGGAAAGCGCTGGGCGTGGCTTGCAGTCGCCTTTGCCATTTTTGGCGCCATGGCCGGATTCGGCATCGGCAATACGGTGCAGGCCAATTCGGTCGCCCATGCGTTGGAGGTCAAGTTCAATGTGCCGCCCTTGTGGACTGGCGGGGTGATGGCGGTGCTAGTCGGCTTGGTGCTGATTGGCGGCATCCGCTGGATTGCCAAGGTGGCAGGAAAGCTGGTGCCCTTCATGGCCATCGCTTACCTGCTGGCCGGCTTGGTAGTGCTGGCGCTCAATGTGACGGAAATCCCGGCTGCCTTCATGACCATCCTGCGCGAGGCCTTCACTCCCACGGCAGGCGTTGGCGGTTTTGCCGGCGCCTCGGTGATGCTGGCCATTCAGATGGGCGTGGCGCGTGGTATTTTCTCGAACGAAGCCGGCCTAGGCAGCGCCCCCATCGCCCATGCGGCGGCGCAGACCGACAGTCCCGTGCGTCAGGGTACCGTGGCCATGCTGGGCACCTTCATTGACACCATCATTATCTGTACCATCACCGGTTTGGTGATTGTCACCTCCGGCGCCTGGACTGGTGGCGAGAGCGGCGCTGAACTCTCGGCCCTGGCCTTTGGTAACGAATTGCCCGGTGCCGGTGCCTATGTGGTGACCCTGGGCTTGGCGCTCTTTGCCTTCACCACAGTGCTGGGCTGGAGCGTCTATGGCGAGCGCTGCGTTGAGTATCTGCTGGGTGTGCGCGCCATCCTGCCCTTCCGGGTGCTCTGGGTGGCCGCCATTCCGGCCGGTGCCTACCTCAGCCTGGATTTCATCTGGCTGGTGGCTGATACCCTGAACGCGTTGATGGCGATTCCGAATCTGGTCGCGCTGCTATTGCTGAGCCCAGTGGTGTTCAAGCTGACGCGGGAGTTTTTTGACCGGGCAGCGGCGCAAAAAGACTGACAGAACTCAGGCCGGCGCTGCGGCGTCTGCCTGAGTCGCCGTGCCCGGTTTGGCTTTGGAGCCACCACGGCATTTGGGCGAGGCCGGTGCGGCCTCGCCCTTGTCGCGCCATTCGGACGGCGTGAAGGCATGAATGGCCAGCGCATGCAGACCCTGCTCGAACTCAGCGCTCAGCAGAGCGTTGAGCTTCCGATGGCGTTTGATGAGCGATTCGCCGTCGAATGCATTGCTCACCACCACCAGTTTGAAATGTGACTCGGCGCCAGCCGGCACGGCGTGCATGTGGCTTTCATCCATCACCGCGAGATGACTTGGCTGCATTGTTTCGGTGATCAGGGCTTGAATGCGTTCTTTGCGTGACATCGCTGCTGGTCTCCGCTGTTGGGGTCACTGGGCATTGGTCCTCAGGGATTGTTTTCGGGTGGCGTCCAGCCGTCGTTTAGCGTGCGCATGAAGGTCACAATGGCGTCTTCTTCGGCCTCAGTCAGCCCCAGGTCGCCGAGTTCCTCGGTATTTAAGTTGGCGCTGATCTCTGGCGCCGGCCAGCAGTTGCTCCCCGGTTGCGGGTTTTCGACCTCCTTACACACCGGCTTGATGTCCCTGGTGTTGTAGAAGTGCACCACTTCTTTCAGGCTCGCTTGGGCGCCATTGTGCATGAAGCGTTTCACAAATCCTTCGGCCGGGCGCAGATCAGCATTGCGCAGAGTGGGCACCTTATACTTGCCCATGTTCTCGGCGGCCCGATCAGCAAAGCGCGGAACCGTCTCAAGGAAAGCGCCCA includes the following:
- a CDS encoding alanine/glycine:cation symporter family protein; protein product: MEQVTEWVGVLNGLLWGPPMLVLILGTGLYLSFGLKAMPIRRLGYGFRMLWQGRRSEGTGDISSFNALMTSLSATIGTGNIAGVGTAIAVGGPGALFWMWMTALVGMATKYAEAVLAVSYREVDENNNHVGGPMYYIRNGLGKRWAWLAVAFAIFGAMAGFGIGNTVQANSVAHALEVKFNVPPLWTGGVMAVLVGLVLIGGIRWIAKVAGKLVPFMAIAYLLAGLVVLALNVTEIPAAFMTILREAFTPTAGVGGFAGASVMLAIQMGVARGIFSNEAGLGSAPIAHAAAQTDSPVRQGTVAMLGTFIDTIIICTITGLVIVTSGAWTGGESGAELSALAFGNELPGAGAYVVTLGLALFAFTTVLGWSVYGERCVEYLLGVRAILPFRVLWVAAIPAGAYLSLDFIWLVADTLNALMAIPNLVALLLLSPVVFKLTREFFDRAAAQKD
- a CDS encoding BolA family protein, with translation MSRKERIQALITETMQPSHLAVMDESHMHAVPAGAESHFKLVVVSNAFDGESLIKRHRKLNALLSAEFEQGLHALAIHAFTPSEWRDKGEAAPASPKCRGGSKAKPGTATQADAAAPA